The Streptomyces sp. P9-A4 genome contains a region encoding:
- a CDS encoding ABC transporter ATP-binding protein: MIEVQNLTKRYGERVAVDGLSFTVTPGKVTGFLGPNGAGKSTTLRMILGLDEPTAGRATVCGVPYRSLARPLTRVGALLDTRAAHPGRSARDHLRVLAASHGLPATRADEVLDRVGLLAVARQRVRGFSLGMGQRLGVAAALLGDPEVLLLDEPVNGLDPEGVRWIRELMRGLAAEGRTVLVSSHLMNEMAVTADHLVVVARGRLLADTPVDAFVAAHSDMTVLARVSDPEGMRRALGERGIESVRQDDATLAVSGASAEEVGVVASTENITVFGLTESGGSLEEAFMKLTREHAEYRASTGGIR, translated from the coding sequence ATGATCGAGGTCCAGAACCTCACCAAGCGGTACGGCGAGAGGGTCGCCGTGGACGGCCTGTCGTTCACCGTGACCCCGGGGAAGGTGACCGGATTCCTCGGCCCCAACGGCGCCGGCAAGTCCACCACCCTGCGCATGATCCTCGGTCTGGACGAGCCCACCGCCGGCCGGGCCACCGTCTGCGGCGTCCCCTACCGGAGCCTGGCACGCCCGCTGACCCGGGTGGGGGCACTGCTCGACACCCGGGCCGCGCATCCGGGCCGCAGCGCCCGGGACCACCTGCGGGTGCTGGCCGCGTCCCACGGCCTGCCCGCCACCCGGGCCGACGAGGTCCTGGACCGGGTCGGCCTGCTCGCGGTGGCCCGGCAGCGGGTGCGCGGCTTCTCCCTCGGCATGGGGCAGCGGCTCGGCGTGGCGGCGGCGCTGCTCGGCGACCCCGAGGTGCTGCTCCTCGACGAGCCGGTCAACGGGCTCGACCCCGAGGGCGTCCGGTGGATCCGGGAGCTGATGCGGGGGCTGGCCGCGGAGGGCCGGACGGTGCTGGTCTCCTCCCACCTGATGAACGAGATGGCGGTGACCGCCGACCATCTCGTGGTCGTCGCCCGGGGGCGGCTGCTCGCGGACACCCCGGTGGACGCGTTCGTCGCCGCGCACTCGGACATGACCGTACTGGCCCGGGTGTCCGATCCCGAGGGAATGCGGCGGGCGCTGGGGGAGCGGGGCATCGAGTCCGTGCGGCAGGACGACGCGACTCTCGCGGTGAGCGGCGCGTCCGCGGAGGAGGTCGGGGTCGTCGCGAGCACGGAGAACATCACCGTATTCGGGCTGACCGAATCCGGTGGTTCGCTGGAGGAGGCGTTCATGAAACTCACCCGGGAACACGCGGAATACCGCGCCTCGACCGGAGGGATCCGATGA
- a CDS encoding peptidase domain-containing ABC transporter, producing MPAVTQVAQTECGLCCCVSLLRYYGRDEGVSEVREDMDAGRDGLSARQLARFLESRGMRSRLLSARNVAALTRFSSPVILFWDDHHFVVLENFDGDQAVVMDPAVGRRRLTGDELARHFSGVVVTAEPGPAFRRLRRRPFADWRTMPLLPEGARGRMAGVGVLSLAAYAAVLGIPLLTEWSVDRFSGWTELGDHLWVIGMVVGAAVGYYLLHLLRILLLSSLVSVLGRHLMDHAFTRLLSLPYRFFTTRQPGELLFRLGSVNAVRDMLSSRVAQGVLDLGTMVCVSGYLLHAEWRLGLIALALVLGNAGYLATTRLRVVEAVDMEITHLGRSQSLQLDAIVSIPTIKMGGYADQYLDTWRETYADSLGAMRTRMRLQQGRVSGVASTIQMFGPLVLLLASLYFVGRGTITIGGAIAVQTVSATYFAISTSVFQAYAEFTETSRYMARLSDITRTEPEGTGGDVKELASPSVELDRVSFRYTRHSEPVVRDVTMDIPAGARVALVGESGSGKSTLARIVCGLHEPTSGSVRFGGRDAAAYDRDSLRRVIGYIPQEVHLHNRSILENLTLGQDIPENTVREFCREVGILDFLDDLPMGLQTLVAEMGSNFSGGQRQRLAIVRTLLQRPSILVMDEATASLDTVNERRVTRLIESIGATQIVIAHRLSTIESADLIYVFDQGRIVEQGTHSELMDGGSVYRDLYAATAEETGLTAEGTGRTAELLAGGAGA from the coding sequence GTGCCGGCCGTCACCCAGGTCGCCCAGACCGAGTGCGGTCTCTGCTGCTGCGTGTCCCTGCTCCGCTACTACGGGCGGGACGAGGGCGTCTCCGAGGTCCGGGAGGACATGGACGCGGGACGGGACGGACTGAGCGCCCGGCAGCTGGCGCGGTTCCTGGAGTCCCGCGGCATGCGGAGCCGGCTGCTGAGCGCCCGGAACGTCGCCGCGCTCACCCGGTTCTCCTCACCCGTGATCCTCTTCTGGGACGACCACCACTTCGTGGTCCTGGAGAACTTCGACGGCGACCAGGCCGTCGTCATGGACCCGGCCGTGGGCCGGCGCCGGCTGACCGGGGACGAACTCGCCCGGCACTTCAGCGGCGTGGTCGTCACCGCCGAGCCCGGGCCCGCGTTCCGCCGGCTGCGCCGCCGGCCCTTCGCCGACTGGCGGACGATGCCCCTGCTGCCGGAAGGCGCGAGGGGCCGGATGGCCGGTGTCGGCGTCCTGTCGCTGGCCGCCTACGCCGCGGTGCTGGGGATCCCGCTGCTCACCGAGTGGTCCGTGGACCGGTTCTCCGGCTGGACGGAGCTCGGCGACCATCTGTGGGTCATCGGCATGGTGGTCGGCGCCGCGGTCGGCTACTACCTGCTGCACCTGCTGAGGATCCTGCTGCTGTCCTCGCTGGTCTCGGTCCTCGGCCGGCATTTGATGGACCACGCGTTCACCCGGCTGCTGTCGCTGCCGTACCGGTTCTTCACCACCCGTCAGCCCGGCGAACTGCTCTTCCGGCTCGGCAGCGTCAACGCCGTCCGCGACATGCTCTCCTCCCGGGTGGCCCAGGGCGTGCTCGACCTCGGCACCATGGTCTGCGTCAGCGGCTACCTGCTGCACGCGGAATGGCGGCTGGGGCTGATAGCGCTCGCCCTGGTGCTGGGCAACGCCGGCTATCTGGCCACCACCCGGCTGCGGGTGGTCGAGGCGGTCGACATGGAGATCACCCACCTGGGCAGGAGCCAGTCGCTGCAGCTGGACGCCATCGTCTCCATCCCGACCATCAAGATGGGCGGCTACGCCGACCAGTACCTGGACACCTGGCGCGAGACCTACGCCGACTCGCTGGGGGCGATGAGGACGCGGATGCGGCTGCAACAGGGCCGGGTGTCCGGAGTGGCCTCCACCATCCAGATGTTCGGGCCCCTGGTGCTGCTGCTCGCCAGCCTGTACTTCGTCGGCCGGGGAACCATCACCATCGGCGGGGCGATCGCGGTGCAGACCGTCTCCGCCACCTACTTCGCGATCTCCACCTCGGTGTTCCAGGCGTACGCGGAGTTCACCGAGACCAGCCGCTACATGGCCCGGCTGAGCGACATCACCCGCACCGAGCCCGAGGGCACGGGCGGCGACGTCAAGGAGCTGGCGTCCCCCTCGGTCGAGCTGGACCGGGTGTCCTTCCGCTACACCAGGCACAGCGAACCGGTGGTCCGCGACGTCACCATGGACATCCCGGCCGGCGCCCGCGTCGCCCTGGTGGGCGAGTCCGGCTCCGGCAAGAGCACCCTGGCCCGGATCGTCTGCGGGCTGCACGAACCCACCTCCGGCTCGGTGCGCTTCGGCGGACGGGACGCCGCCGCGTACGACCGGGACTCCCTGCGCCGGGTGATCGGCTACATCCCGCAGGAGGTCCACCTGCACAACCGGTCGATCCTGGAGAACCTCACCCTGGGCCAGGACATCCCCGAGAACACCGTCCGGGAGTTCTGCCGTGAGGTCGGCATCCTGGACTTCCTCGACGACCTGCCGATGGGCCTGCAGACCCTCGTCGCCGAGATGGGCTCCAACTTCTCCGGCGGGCAGCGGCAGCGGCTGGCCATCGTGCGCACCCTCCTGCAGCGGCCGTCGATCCTCGTCATGGACGAGGCCACGGCATCCCTGGACACCGTCAACGAACGCCGGGTGACCCGGCTGATCGAGAGCATCGGCGCCACCCAGATCGTCATCGCGCACCGTCTGTCGACCATCGAGTCCGCCGACCTCATCTACGTGTTCGACCAGGGCCGGATCGTCGAGCAAGGAACACATTCAGAACTGATGGACGGAGGCAGCGTGTACCGGGATCTGTACGCGGCGACGGCCGAGGAGACCGGCCTGACGGCCGAGGGGACCGGCCGGACGGCCGAACTGCTGGCGGGAGGTGCCGGGGCATGA
- a CDS encoding peptidase domain-containing ABC transporter: MGRRVPSVTQVTQTECGLCCCIAVLGYHGRTEDFRTVREDLEAGRDGLGAKQLADFLRSRGMDVKAFRARSVEALRGFTEPVILFWEDYHFLVLERFDGTTAWVMDPAVGRRRLTREALEAGFSKVVIAASPGPAFVRQSLPAFRHWRSLPLVPAEAGRRIALVALLSLGSYAAVLGIPALTKWAVDRDDAWSDLSHTGLVAGVVAAAGFGYLLLWLLRTAALAGLIAVMGRHLMSHVFRRLLSLPFKFFATRQPGELLFRLNTVNSVRDLLSSRIAQGVLDVGTLACIGVYLFVTEWRIGLLAFLLFLLNGGVLWLSRHRVKEVTDTELALLSRSQSTQLDAVVSVPTIKMGGYADRFADEWEETYRASLDAMRVRMRMQQGWISGIAATTQMFGPLALLLAGLHFVARGTVTVGSAIAVQAVAGTFFALSASVFQMLTEITETSRYVSRLSDITAQESEPEGGSLSELPDPRVRLREVSFRYTRHSRPVLEDVSLEIPAGAKVAFVGASGSGKSTIGRIVCGLHQPTGGTVEFCGRPMSAYRTDFLRGQIGYVPQEVHLHNRTILENLTLGQDIDEATVREYCAAVGILDFVEELPMGLRTLVSELGANFSGGQRQRLAIVRTLLQRPRIIVMDEATASLDTANERRVSRIIAETGATQIVIAHRLATIQDADLIHVLDRGRIVERGTHEELLALGGVYAGLYAEPVARAV; the protein is encoded by the coding sequence ATGGGGCGCCGGGTTCCCTCGGTCACCCAGGTCACCCAGACCGAGTGCGGGCTGTGCTGCTGCATCGCGGTGCTCGGGTACCACGGCCGCACCGAGGACTTCCGGACCGTGCGGGAGGACCTGGAGGCCGGCCGGGACGGGCTCGGCGCCAAGCAGCTCGCGGACTTCCTGCGCTCGCGGGGCATGGACGTCAAGGCGTTCCGGGCCCGGAGCGTGGAGGCTCTGCGGGGTTTCACCGAACCGGTGATCCTCTTCTGGGAGGACTACCACTTCCTGGTCCTGGAGCGCTTCGACGGCACGACGGCCTGGGTGATGGACCCGGCCGTCGGCCGCAGGCGTCTCACCCGCGAGGCGCTGGAGGCCGGCTTCTCCAAGGTGGTGATCGCGGCCTCCCCGGGCCCGGCCTTCGTCCGGCAGTCCCTCCCCGCCTTCCGGCACTGGCGGTCGCTGCCGCTTGTCCCGGCCGAGGCCGGGCGCCGGATCGCCCTGGTCGCCCTGCTGTCGCTGGGCTCCTACGCGGCGGTGCTGGGCATACCGGCACTGACCAAATGGGCCGTCGACCGGGACGACGCCTGGAGCGACCTCTCCCATACGGGTCTGGTCGCGGGGGTGGTGGCGGCTGCCGGGTTCGGCTACCTGCTGCTGTGGCTGCTGCGTACCGCCGCGCTGGCGGGGCTGATCGCCGTGATGGGCCGGCATCTGATGAGCCACGTCTTCCGGAGACTGCTCTCCCTGCCCTTCAAGTTCTTCGCCACCCGGCAGCCCGGCGAACTGCTGTTCCGCCTGAATACCGTGAACAGCGTCCGGGACCTGCTCTCCTCGCGGATCGCCCAGGGCGTCCTGGACGTGGGGACCCTGGCCTGTATCGGCGTCTACCTGTTCGTCACCGAGTGGCGCATCGGACTCCTGGCGTTCCTGCTGTTCCTGCTGAACGGCGGCGTGCTGTGGCTGAGCCGGCACCGGGTGAAGGAGGTGACGGACACCGAGCTCGCGCTGCTCTCCCGCTCCCAGTCCACGCAGCTCGACGCCGTCGTGTCCGTGCCCACCATCAAGATGGGCGGCTACGCCGATCGGTTCGCCGACGAATGGGAGGAGACCTACCGCGCCTCGCTGGACGCGATGCGCGTCCGGATGCGGATGCAGCAGGGCTGGATCTCCGGAATCGCCGCCACCACACAGATGTTCGGCCCGCTGGCGCTGCTCCTCGCCGGCCTGCACTTCGTGGCGCGGGGGACGGTGACCGTCGGCTCGGCCATCGCCGTGCAGGCCGTGGCGGGCACCTTCTTCGCCCTGAGCGCCTCCGTCTTCCAGATGCTGACGGAAATCACCGAGACCTCCCGCTACGTGAGCCGGCTCAGCGACATCACGGCGCAGGAGAGCGAGCCGGAGGGCGGGTCCCTCTCGGAACTCCCCGACCCCCGGGTACGGCTGCGGGAGGTGTCGTTCCGGTACACCCGGCACAGCAGGCCGGTCCTCGAGGACGTGTCGCTGGAGATCCCGGCCGGCGCGAAGGTGGCGTTCGTCGGCGCGTCCGGTTCGGGCAAGTCCACCATCGGACGTATCGTCTGCGGCCTCCACCAGCCGACCGGCGGGACCGTGGAGTTCTGCGGCCGTCCCATGAGCGCCTACCGGACCGACTTCCTGCGCGGGCAGATCGGGTACGTCCCGCAGGAGGTGCACCTGCACAACCGGACCATCCTCGAGAACCTGACCCTGGGCCAGGACATCGACGAGGCAACGGTCCGGGAGTACTGCGCCGCCGTGGGGATCCTCGACTTCGTCGAGGAACTGCCCATGGGGCTGCGGACCCTGGTGTCCGAGCTGGGCGCGAACTTCTCCGGCGGGCAGCGGCAGCGACTGGCCATCGTGCGGACGCTGCTGCAACGGCCGCGGATCATCGTCATGGACGAGGCGACCGCCTCGCTGGACACGGCCAACGAGCGGCGGGTCTCCCGGATCATCGCGGAGACCGGCGCCACGCAGATCGTCATCGCGCACCGGCTGGCCACGATCCAGGACGCCGACCTCATCCACGTACTCGACCGCGGCCGGATCGTGGAGCGGGGGACGCACGAGGAGTTGCTGGCCCTGGGCGGGGTGTACGCGGGGCTGTACGCGGAGCCGGTGGCGCGGGCCGTGTGA
- a CDS encoding class II lanthipeptide, LchA2/BrtA2 family gives MEKMKADVLGGYDEFELVEMGEADVYGGTTWSCAIVTAVATLVSASACPTTKCTSQC, from the coding sequence ATGGAGAAGATGAAGGCCGACGTCCTCGGCGGCTACGACGAGTTCGAGCTCGTCGAGATGGGCGAGGCGGACGTGTACGGCGGCACGACCTGGAGCTGCGCCATCGTCACCGCCGTGGCGACCCTGGTGTCCGCCTCCGCCTGCCCGACCACCAAGTGCACCAGCCAGTGCTGA
- a CDS encoding type 2 lanthipeptide synthetase LanM family protein, with protein sequence MISPANLYPELDSIEIRETIEPLGVFASAVHGKLSAPSDIDPEAPSASALAWSREPESYPFQRVIRRLALPAADRLLPEDLTGAVADLDAFTLQVLGRAEARLRDAATRTLVAAVNKAAGDGSLRGATPEERYQDFVTRVWSDAVEPFPVLRSAAGHVVRNARAAARELVRRLHTDREAVFRFSGIAPVDLLLSIGGADGDSHAHGRAVSILTFASGARLVYKPRDISCEAAFETVVERVNAEVGCTLPAARTLVRDGYGYVEYVERQDVGASSVPFMRACGQLAAVFYLMDARDMHFENILPTRRGPVAIDLETLLHPARVHTGPTPEAEGNAYDEIGRSVYGIGILPLVLAGKDQDSGHVDLGFLGGDNQGVSPFKTMVFEHPFTDRIRVHLQARPAEQRSTVVRESTEQEIHGLAGQMAEGFRQVCEAVMRRPSWWTALLERIAPAMRIRYIHNPTSQYAQILRMTASAAAMADPALAQALLHRIAIPSRFSDRRLVGSELRQMAERDVPYFTVPATGATVHDCDGEDTGVRIDRTPLSRALAKAGALDEQVVSRQLRLLHSAFCSRFPDNHLSGRTSWSGRAAVGERTGLERLARSLADALTAGSLPDQFGHLPTTWIGPLASAQAARPWPSGVLGYDLYTGRTGPALALAAAAAHFGDARYERVAREVFARSADILTDGVYELRSIRQSGAGAYTGTTGLLFALAEAGRILEEPGWVTAAQDAVPLVVEQLGPGDTPEVISGISGIATMVASIGGDHGAATLDALTGRLLRHVAEPAGSWWEQSGFAHGVAGVLHALATLRDHVGDRVDVACGVLTDRLESFYVPEERNWSTNSAFPGRFSTGWCHGAAGIAMALSAVTARTADERAAERLETALADTFRQGFGRNLTWCHGDLGNIDVVRRIAGPDQELLDRAAAVEARRLGPDVIAEKLADTGSRYAHTDSVMVGSSGVLLHLLGRLDATRPRVSPIWHGSL encoded by the coding sequence TTGATCTCGCCCGCGAATCTTTACCCAGAACTCGACAGCATCGAGATCCGCGAAACCATCGAGCCCCTCGGCGTCTTCGCGTCAGCCGTCCACGGCAAGCTCTCGGCTCCGTCCGACATCGATCCGGAGGCCCCCTCGGCCTCCGCGCTCGCCTGGTCGCGGGAGCCGGAGTCGTATCCGTTCCAGCGCGTGATCCGGCGACTGGCACTGCCGGCGGCCGACCGGCTCCTCCCCGAGGACCTCACGGGGGCCGTGGCCGACCTGGACGCCTTCACCCTCCAGGTGCTCGGCAGGGCCGAGGCCCGGCTCCGTGACGCGGCCACCCGCACCCTGGTCGCCGCGGTCAACAAGGCCGCCGGCGACGGGTCGTTGCGAGGGGCCACCCCGGAGGAGCGCTACCAGGACTTCGTCACCCGGGTGTGGAGCGACGCGGTGGAGCCGTTCCCGGTGCTCCGCTCCGCGGCCGGCCACGTCGTGCGCAACGCCCGTGCGGCGGCGCGGGAACTGGTCCGGCGGCTGCACACCGACCGGGAGGCGGTCTTCCGGTTCTCCGGCATCGCCCCCGTCGACCTGCTGCTGTCCATCGGCGGGGCCGACGGCGACTCGCACGCCCACGGCAGGGCGGTCAGCATCCTGACGTTCGCCTCGGGGGCCCGCCTGGTCTACAAGCCCCGGGACATCTCCTGCGAGGCGGCCTTCGAGACCGTCGTCGAGCGCGTCAACGCCGAGGTCGGCTGCACGCTGCCCGCCGCCCGCACCCTGGTGCGCGACGGGTACGGGTACGTCGAGTACGTCGAGCGACAGGACGTCGGCGCGAGCAGCGTGCCCTTCATGCGGGCCTGCGGCCAACTGGCCGCCGTGTTCTACCTGATGGACGCGCGGGACATGCACTTCGAGAACATCCTGCCCACCCGCCGCGGCCCGGTCGCCATCGACCTGGAGACGCTGCTGCACCCCGCCCGGGTGCACACCGGCCCCACCCCGGAGGCCGAGGGGAACGCCTACGACGAGATCGGCCGCAGCGTCTACGGCATCGGGATCCTCCCGCTGGTCCTGGCCGGCAAGGACCAGGACTCCGGCCACGTCGACCTCGGCTTCCTCGGCGGTGACAACCAGGGCGTCTCCCCCTTCAAGACGATGGTCTTCGAGCACCCCTTCACCGACCGGATCAGGGTGCACCTCCAGGCCCGCCCGGCCGAGCAGCGCTCCACCGTGGTCCGGGAGAGCACCGAGCAGGAGATCCACGGGCTCGCCGGGCAGATGGCCGAGGGGTTCCGGCAGGTCTGCGAGGCGGTGATGCGCCGGCCCTCCTGGTGGACCGCCCTCCTGGAGCGGATCGCGCCGGCCATGCGCATCCGCTACATCCACAACCCCACGTCGCAGTACGCGCAGATCCTGCGGATGACGGCCTCCGCCGCCGCGATGGCCGATCCCGCGCTCGCCCAGGCCCTGCTCCACCGGATCGCCATCCCCTCCCGGTTCTCCGACCGCCGGCTGGTCGGCTCGGAGCTGCGGCAGATGGCCGAACGCGACGTCCCCTACTTCACCGTGCCCGCCACCGGCGCCACCGTCCACGACTGCGACGGCGAGGACACCGGCGTCCGGATCGACCGCACCCCCCTCTCCCGGGCGCTCGCCAAGGCCGGGGCGCTCGACGAGCAGGTGGTGAGCCGGCAGCTGCGGCTGCTCCACTCGGCCTTCTGCTCCCGCTTCCCCGACAACCACCTCTCCGGCCGGACCTCCTGGAGCGGTCGGGCCGCCGTCGGCGAGCGCACCGGCCTGGAGCGGCTCGCCCGGTCGCTGGCCGACGCCCTGACCGCGGGCAGCCTCCCCGACCAGTTCGGTCATCTGCCCACCACCTGGATCGGCCCGCTGGCCTCCGCGCAGGCCGCCCGGCCCTGGCCCTCCGGCGTCCTGGGGTACGACCTGTACACCGGACGCACCGGCCCCGCGCTCGCCCTGGCCGCAGCCGCCGCCCACTTCGGCGACGCACGCTACGAGCGGGTGGCGCGCGAGGTCTTCGCGCGCAGCGCCGACATCCTCACCGACGGCGTCTACGAGCTCCGCAGCATCCGGCAGAGCGGTGCCGGCGCCTACACCGGAACCACCGGCCTGCTGTTCGCCCTGGCCGAGGCCGGGCGGATCCTGGAGGAGCCGGGCTGGGTGACGGCGGCGCAGGACGCCGTACCGCTGGTCGTGGAGCAGCTCGGCCCCGGGGACACCCCGGAGGTGATCTCCGGGATCTCCGGCATCGCCACGATGGTCGCCTCGATCGGCGGCGACCACGGCGCCGCGACCCTGGACGCGCTCACCGGCCGGCTGCTGCGCCATGTGGCCGAGCCGGCGGGCTCCTGGTGGGAGCAGTCGGGCTTCGCGCACGGCGTCGCCGGAGTCCTGCACGCCCTCGCCACCCTGCGCGACCACGTCGGGGACCGGGTCGATGTCGCCTGCGGCGTCCTGACTGACCGTCTGGAGTCCTTCTACGTACCCGAGGAACGGAACTGGTCCACCAACTCCGCCTTCCCGGGCCGCTTCTCGACCGGCTGGTGCCACGGCGCCGCCGGCATCGCCATGGCGCTGTCCGCGGTGACCGCCAGGACGGCGGACGAACGGGCCGCCGAGCGGCTGGAGACGGCCCTCGCCGACACCTTCCGGCAGGGCTTCGGACGCAACCTCACCTGGTGCCACGGCGACCTCGGCAACATCGACGTGGTCCGGCGGATCGCCGGCCCCGACCAGGAGCTCCTCGACCGGGCCGCCGCCGTCGAGGCGCGCCGGCTGGGACCGGACGTGATCGCGGAGAAACTCGCCGACACCGGCTCCCGCTACGCCCACACCGACAGCGTCATGGTGGGCTCCTCCGGTGTGCTGCTGCACCTCCTCGGCCGCCTCGACGCCACGCGGCCCCGGGTGTCGCCGATCTGGCACGGATCCCTCTGA